The sequence ctatgatcgttcttacgttgtgcagaatcaccggcacaagagaaggatatctgaatgatgcctctagctgcaggcatcattcagatatcccccccacatagcccaggacgtcatatgacgtccactctgaacggcagaggttctttgtggacgtcattttactatgggccggtagggaagtggttaagaaggaagTGAAAGCATCAATGAGAGGATCATTGGTTACGAGTCTGAGTTGATACCATTGAGTGTATTGAAAACATTGCATTATACTGTAGATTGTTGAGTTTCTAAGGTTAAATGAAAGATTCCCAAACATTGAAGAATTTTTCAACCCATGATTCTTTATGCAGGGAGGCCTCCACCAATTCACTTTTATTTATAACATTATAGTAACATTATTAAATATACAACTTCAAACTGTGTAATCTTTTATTATTTTGGAAAAAGAACAGCTAATCTTTTATAGTTTCCTTGATATATTTTGTTGATAAAAATGATTTTATGAATGTTTAATACCTATAAATGCCCCATTTCTATCCATGGGATTTCATGCCGGGTCCATCTTTATTTAAACGTACATCTTCTTCTCGCCTTGTAAAGTTTTATACCTAGGCTTGGCAGATCATGGATAACCTCCATGTCAAACTCTTTCTGAAAGttgtgaaaaaatgtgttttgtaaaAGGGTATTCTCTTTTCTGAATTTCATAGCCCACAGGATAATGGTCTTCTCTTGGCACAAGTGATCAAATGTTTCCAGAAGTTCATTCAGGTACGGGTGGTTGTAAACTACGTCTGCAGCAAGGATGTAATCAAAGTGTGAGGAGGATTTAGGAAATTTCTCCTCCAGACTGCATCCCCAAGTTAGCTCTTTAACTTGTGGTACATGTTTGCATTTCAGTTTTGTATTTCGAATGACATTATACTGCAGGTTTCCAATCAGGTCCTCAAGGTCTGTTGCTATGACTTGTGCTCCTGCAAGAAGAAAATAAGTGTCAAAAATCAAACTTAAAAACAGACTCAGTTTGTGCACAACTTCTTTACatacatgtagcaccctctacctttagGTAGGTGCTGAGGGAAGGTTTTATGTtagctgccagtgcaggtaaatttaagcaggcctatgctatgagctaggcctgtttgttttttgatCTGAGGGcggggagtggtttagtgtagcagcaGGTGACTGACATATACTTCAGCTCTTGGGAGCCTCCCCAGTTTCCAGAGGTGAATGTTCTGAAAATGGGCAGGGCTGAGTACTCGAGTGACATGGGGTGTATGTAgaagctctgaccaatccccaactaggattggcagggggcgggCCTCCTATATATTCCCTCAGTCAGTCTGCTGGAAGGGAGTTGTCAGCTgggtgaactgaaggatggagtgctagactgcTTGCAGGAGGAACACTCCcatctaggggggggggaggtgcgaCTCTGGCTGGGAGAAGCTCGGgcgctgggagggagcctctccttacacggtcatggagaggtgtcctggaacaggagctggagaagCAATCGTTCTGCATATCTGGGTAAATCCTTCGGgaaggactcagggcaggagtCGGTGAGTGAAGCACAGTGGAGATCTTGAAGAAGCACGCCAAGGTGAGTTAGGAGGGAGCCTTTCCTGACACGGTCATGGAAAGGTGTCGTGGAACAGGAGCTGGGTGTAGAGCCAGGGGAGAGACTGTGgagtttgtgtcaaatcgatgctGCCTGAGGGTGCAGGGACCGCTGGGTTCAATAGTCCATCATCAAATATTTTCCTCAAGTAATGTCCACTGACACAAAAAGGGGTACTGCAGGTCCCTGGCCTAAAACTACTAGGACTtattaacaaacctctgagggcttcacagaacagctgtatttatactgagattaaattacacacaggtggactctatttactaattaggcaacttctgaaggcaattggtttcactagattttagttaggggtatcagagtaaagggggctgattaCAAATGTACGCCAGACTTTtcagatgtttatttgtaaaaaaaaaattggaaaaccatttatcattttccttccacttcataattatgtaccactttgttatggtctatcagataaaatcccaataaaataaatttacgtttttggcaaCATgacaaatgtgaaaaatttcaaatggtatgaatactttttcaaggcactgtaatgccgcgtacacacaaccatttttaatggtctagaaaaaacgaagttattGTTAagctggccttgcctacacacgatcgtgaaaaaaaaatgctctagcaaagcgcggtgacgtacaacgcgtacgacggcactataaaggggaagttccattcggatggcgccacccttggggctgcttttgccgatttcgtgttagtaaaagtttggtgagagacgattggcccttttcagtctgttacagcgtgatgaatgtgctatctccattacgaacggaacgctacttttaccagaacgagcgctcctgtctcatgtaagaaaaaaatattgcgcttgttaacagtgaaaaagaaaaacaagagaaaagcagcgatcaaaaagtgttatactacactatcaaatatgcaaaaaaaaggaaagagatcgCGCTAAATAGGTGATAAGTGAAcaaaagtgacataaagttcaatgaataatatgtCCCGCCACAGAGGCAAGTAAATAAATTCTCCCAGGTGATAAACTCAATCCACAAGGAAAAGTGCTGGacagaaagatcctccaccaacgatATAAAAGCCTCTTACCGAATAAAATTGATCTCTGGTTTAAGAGAGATCAAACTGCGCATAAGAGGCATGAATGGATATCCCATAGGCAGCAATGGACAGCAACAGCGGTGAAATCCTAGTGAGTAATCTTTACAGATGCATCTCTCGATGGGTCATCCAGGGATATAAGAAAGCAGAAAGACTCCACATAGAGTAATAACGTCTTGGTTTAATGTCGAAATCAGTAAAATAACACTTACATGTCAATGTAGGCAAACAAATAAAATTTTGAGCCGGCCCGCTCGATACACAGCCTGTATCAGGTAAacagtacgcggtgacgtcagcacgccgcctccCAATGTTTCGTCGCAATCGGACTTGGTCACGGATCCCGTGACCAAGTCCGattgcgacgaaacgttgggaggcggcgtgctgacgtcaccgcgtactgtTTACCTGATACAGGCTGTGTATCGAGCGGGCCGGCTCAAAATTTTATTCGTTTGCCTACATTGACATGTAAGTGTTATTTTACTGATTTCGACATTAAACCAagacgttattacgctatgtggAGTCTTTCTGCTTTCTTATATCCCTGGATGACCCATCGAGAGATGCATCTGTAAAGATTACTCACTAGGATTTCACCGCTGTTGCTGTCCATTGCTGCCTATGGGATATCCATTCATGCCTCTTATGCGCAGTTTGATCTCTCTTAAACCAGAGATCAATTTTATTCGGTAAGAGGCTTTTATatcgttggtggaggatctttctgtCCAGCACTTTTCCTTGTGGATTGAGTTTATCACCTGGGAGAATTTATTTACTTGCCTCTGTGGCGGGacatattattcattgaactctatgTCACTTTTGTTCACTTATCACTTATTTAGCGcaatctctttccttttttttgctcctgtctcataacttgcttctgagaatgagcgtttttttcacgtcgttaaagcctacacacgaccattttttacaacgttaaaaacgtagtgaaaatttagagcatgttctaaatttttaatgcccattttttacgttgtgaaaaatactctggagcccacacacggtcgtttttaatgacattaaaaaaaaagtaattttttacatcctgaaaaacggtcgtgtgtacgtggcataagaatttAGAAAAAATTGAGGGAGAAGGGTAAAGACCCATAAAGTTCAGATAATGACAAAGAGGTGGGGCAGACAGCGATCTCCTCCTATATAATAAAATTCCTTTATTGCTTAAATATAATATACAAAAATGACATAAAGATAATGTACAGAGTATATGGAATTAAAAGACATTAAGAACAAGGTGGCCACGGCTGTGCACACCCACAAGACAGAGAAGTCACACAATATTTTCCCTAAGTTGCCTCTAATGTCACAAACATGACACATGGAGGAGGCACCGTTGGTAGGATCAAGGGAGAGAGCTACACAAATGGTCTTAATGGTTGTCGGCCGCTCACTGGAACATGCAGACACCCTGCAGACCTCATTGCCTCAAGGCCCGAGAACCTCCAAAAATTGTAGTAGCCTAGTACATTAATCGT comes from Rana temporaria chromosome 2, aRanTem1.1, whole genome shotgun sequence and encodes:
- the LOC120926344 gene encoding protein-lysine methyltransferase METTL21E-like isoform X2; translated protein: MNGETDDHSKDEWMVSKILERRFIPAYLTSVAWEGFNFVGHEIKIVESTDLFGATVWPSALVLCYFLEKHAKQLGLEDKRIIEIGSGTGLVSVVASLLGAQVIATDLEDLIGNLQYNVIRNTKLKCKHVPQVKELTWGCSLEEKFPKSSSHFDYILAADVVYNHPYLNELLETFDHLCQEKTIILWAMKFRKENTLLQNTFFHNFQKEFDMEVIHDLPSLGIKLYKARRRCTFK
- the LOC120926344 gene encoding protein-lysine methyltransferase METTL21E-like isoform X3 — encoded protein: MVSKILERRFIPAYLTSVAWEGFNFVGHEIKIVESTDLFGATVWPSALVLCYFLEKHAKQLGLEDKRIIEIGSGTGLVSVVASLLGAQVIATDLEDLIGNLQYNVIRNTKLKCKHVPQVKELTWGCSLEEKFPKSSSHFDYILAADVVYNHPYLNELLETFDHLCQEKTIILWAMKFRKENTLLQNTFFHNFQKEFDMEVIHDLPSLGIKLYKARRRCTFK